The segment GAACATGCAGGCGCTTCAGCCGAAGATGAAGGCGATCCAGGAGCGCTACAAGAGCGACAAGCAGCGCCAGTCCGAAGAGATGATGAAGCTCTACAAGGAGACGGGCACCAACCCGCTCTCGAGCTGTCTCCCGATTCTGGCCCAGTCGCCGTTCTTCATCTCGCTGTACCAGGTCCTGAACCACATCGCCCAGAACAAGGTGGTCGGTGTCATCGACCAGCCGCTTCTGGAGAGCGCGCAGAAGGCCCACATCTTCGGTGCGCCGCTGGCGGCGAAGTTCATGGACAGCGCGGAGAAGATCCAGAGCCTGGGTGCTTCTGTGATCGACGTCCGCGTGGTCACGATCGTCATGATCGTTCTGATGTCGGCGTCGCAGTTCTACACGCAGCGCCAGCTGATGACCAAGAACGTCGACCTCACGGTGAAGACGCCGTTCATGCAGCAGCAGAAGATGCTGATGTACGTCTTCCCCATCATGTTCGCCGTCTTCGGCATCAACTTCCCCGTCGGTGTTCTCGTCTACTGGCTGACCACCAACGTGTGGACCATGGGCCAGCAGATGTTCGTCATCCGTCGTAACCCGACTCCGGGCAGCAAGGCCTTCGAGGAGCGCCAGGAGCGGCTGCGGGCCGCGGGCAAGATCGTCGAGGCGCCGGCCGAGGTCGCTGCGAAGCAGGCCGCGGAGGAAGCGCGCCAGAACCGCCAGCAGCCCAAGCGTCAGACGAAGAGCAAGCGGCAGACCGGTGGTGCTCCGGCCGGCGGTGCGCAGAACCGTACGCGTGCCGGATCGGCGTCGGGTGACTCGGGCTCCGGTGAGGGTGCGGCGAAGAAGCCGTCGCTGGAGAAGAAGGACGCGCAGGACGGCAAGGGGAAGGACGGCGCCTCCGGCTCCCGCACGACCAAGTCCGGACAGCGCAAGGGCCAGCAGCGCCCCAAGCACCCGACCAAGAAGTAAGAAGGAGTCCTTTCGTGACGGACACGACCCCTGCCACCAAGGGCACCGACACCCTGACCCGCCTGGAGCAGGAAGGCGAGATCGCGGCCGACTACCTCGAGGGTCTGCTGGACATCGCCGACCTCGACGGTGACATCGACATGGATGTCGAGGCCGACCGTGCCGCGGTGTCGATCATCAGCGACTCGACCAGCCGTGATCTCCAGAAGCTGGTGGGCCGCGATGGTGAGGTGCTGGAGGCTCTGCAGGAGCTGACCCGGCTGGCCGTTCACCGTGAAACCGGTGACCGCAGCCGTCTGATGCTGGACATCGCCGGCTTCCGGGCGCGTAAGCGTGAGGAGCTCTCGGAGATCGGCGCGAAGGCGGCGGAGGAGGCGAAGGGCACCGGGCAGCCGGTGAAGCTCGACCCGATGACGCCCTTCGAGCGCAAGGTCGTCCACGACGCGGTGGCGGCGGCCGGGCTTCGGAGCGAGTCCGAGGGCGAGGAGCCGCAGCGTCGAGTGGTCGTCCTCCCGGCCTGACCGCTCAGCGCTCCCGTTTTTCTTTGGCCCCGTCTGCTCGCAGGCGGGGCCAAAAGTTGTCAGCGTTCTGTGTTATCCCGGGGCGTAACCCGGGTTCCCGGCAGAAGTAGCAGTCCAGAGGAAGGGCGGTTCCCGTGACGGAGGAAGCAGCGGAGCTCCCTCCTGCGCCGAAGGCGGCGGAGGAGGTATTCGGTGAGCGCTTTGCGGAAGCCGTGCGGTACGGCGAACTGCTCGCCGACGCCGGGGTGAGGCGGGGGCTCATCGGCCCGCGTGAGGTGCCGCGGCTGTGGGAGCGGCATCTGTTGAACTGTGCGGTGCTCTCCGAGGTGGTGCCCGAAGGCGTCTCGGTCTGCGATGTGGGCTCGGGTGCCGGACTGCCTGGTATCCCGCTGGCGCTGGTCCGCCCGGATCTGAAGATCACGCTGCTGGAGCCGCTGCTGCGGCGTACGAACTTCCTTCAGGAGGTCGTCGAGCTGCTCGGGCTGGACCATGTCACGGTCGTGCGCGGGAGGGCCGAAGAGGTGATGGGCAAGCTGCCTCAGGTGCATGTGGTGACGGCGCGTGCCGTTGCTCCACTTGACCGGCTGGCCGGCTGGGGCGTGCCGCTGCTCCGTCCCTACGGCGAGATGCTGGCGCTCAAGGGCGATACCGCTGAGGAGGAGCTCAAGGCGGCTCGGGCGGCGCTGAGCAAGCTCGGCGTGGTGGAGACCTCGGTGGTGCATGTGGGCGAGGGTGTGGTGGATCCGCCGTCGACCGTGGTGCGCGTCGAGGTGGGCGAGAGCCCCGGCGGTGTGCGGTTTGCGGCCAAGCGGGCGAAGGCGGCGCGCGTGAGCCGTGCGTCGAGGGGGCGCCGGCGCTGACGCTCCGCTGCCGGCACGCGAGAAGCCGGCATCGGCATGAGGGGATTCCGTTCCGCGAAAGCAGGACAGGTGAATTCCGTAAATGCCATCAAAACGACACAAGACGGAGTGTCGCGGCTCATTCAGGCGTGACGCTGGCATCGTGTTTCACGTGAAACGTCGTTCTCTGCTGCAAGGGATCATCGACCGTGGTCGTGCGGCCGCCGTGCCGCGCGACCGTAGACCCACAAGGGTCAGCGAAGTATCCACAGAAGTGGATTCGTCCACAGGAGAACGGACCTCACTGGTTCACGACACCGAAAGCATGGCAGGCTCTGAACATTGCGAGCCTGATGTCGAGGAGAGTGAATCCTTGCGGTCCGACGCCAACATCGCGGGACCGATGACCGATCCGGTCCCCGGTCCCCGTAGCGAGTCGTTCGGGGACGACGTTTCACGTGAAACGCCGCCCCCGATGGACGACACCCCGATCGGTCGTGCAGCTCAGCTTGCGGTGGAGGCACTTGGCCGCGCGGGTGAGGGGCTGCCCCGGCCTGAACAGACTCGGGTCATGGTGGTTGCCAACCAGAAGGGCGGGGTCGGTAAGACCACGACCACGGTGAACCTGGCGGCCTCATTGGCCCTGCACGGTGCCCGGGTCCTGGTGATCGACCTCGACCCCCAAGGCAATGCCTCCACGGCACTGGGGATCGACCACCACTCCGAAGTGCCCTCGATCTATGACGTGCTGGTGGACAGCAAGCCGCTCTCCGATGTGGTGCAGCCGGTCGCTGATGTGGAGGGCCTGTTCTGTGCGCCCGCCACGATCGATCTGGCTGGTGCGGAGATCGAGCTGGTCTCGCTGGTGGCGCGGGAGAGCCGGCTGGACCGCGCCATCAAGGCGTACGAACAGCCGCTGGACTACATCTTCATCGACTGCCCGCCCTCCCTCGGCCTGCTGACGGTCAACGCTCTGGTCGCTGGCGCCGAGGTGCTGATCCCGATCCAGTGCGAGTACTACGCGCTGGAGGGGCTGGGACAGCTGCTGCGGAACGTCGATCTGGTGCGGGGTCATCTCAACCCCAAGCTCCATGTCTCGACGATTCTGCTCACCATGTACGACGGGCGCACCCGACTCGCGTCCCAGGTCGCCGATGAGGTCCGCAGTCACTTCGGCCATGAGGTGCTCCGTACGAGCATCCCCCGCTCGGTGCGCATCTCCGAGGCACCCAGCTATGGGCAGACGGTGCTCACCTATGACCCGGGATCCAGCGGCTCGCTGTCCTATCTTGAAGCGGCCCGGGAGATCGCCTTGCGTGGGGCCCCTCATACCGGGGGCCAGGGCCTCAGCGTCAACTATGAAGCACAGCACAGCATCTCGGAGGGGAATCAGTGAGTGAACGACGTAGAGGCCTGGGCCGTGGGCTCGGTGCGCTGATCCCCGCAGCACCGCAGAGCACGGATCATGCCGGATCCGCAGGACAGGGAGCGACGTCACCATCGTCCGTACCGGTCCTGGCCCCGGAGCGTGGGGTGGCGGCCGCCAAGGTGACGTCGCTGCCGGCGCACGGTGTTTCACGTGAAACGGAAGCACCGGCCGCGACAGAGGCGGCGGGTATCTCGGAGGTGGCCGGCGCGCACTTCGCCGAGGTGCCGCTGGACGCGATCAAGCCGAATCCGCGACAGCCGCGTGAGGTCTTCGACGAGGATGCCCTGGCCGAGCTGGTCACCTCCATCAAGGAGGTGGGCCTGCTCCAGCCGGTGGTGGTCCGTCAGACGGGGCCGGGGCGGTATGAGCTCATCATGGGTGAGCGCCGCTGGCGGGCATGCCGTGAGGCCGGCCTGGAGAAGATTCCCGCGATCGTCCGGGCCACGGACGATGAGAAGCTGCTGCTCGATGCGCTTCTGGAGAACCTCCACCGGGCCCAGCTCAACCCGCTGGAAGAGGCAGCCGCCTATGACCAGTTGCTGAAGGACTTCCAGTGCACGCATGACGAGCTGGCCGACCGGATCGGGCGTTCGCGCCCGCAGGTCTCCAACACGCTGCGGCTGCTGAAGCTCTCGCCGTCCGTGCAGAAGCGGCTTGCCGCGGGTGTGCTCTCCGCGGGCCATGCGCGTGCCCTGCTCTCCGTGGAGGACTCGGAGGAGCAGGATCACCTGGCGCGCCGCATCGTCGCGGAGGGACTCTCGGTCCGTTCCGTCGAGGAGATCGTGACCCTCATGGGGTCGACCCCCAAGGGCGCGAGCAAGGCCAAGGGGCCGCGTGCCGGCACCCTGGTCTCCCCCGCGCTCACGGGTCTCGCTTCCCGGCTGTCCGACCGCTTCGAGACCCGGGTGAAGGTCGACCTGGGACAGAAGAAGGGAAAGATCGTCGTTGAGTTCGCCTCGATGGACGATCTGGAGCGCATTCTCGGCACTCTCGCCCCGGGCGAGGGCCGCGTCCTGGGCCAGTCCCTTGCCGAGGAGAACGACGAAGAGGAGTGAGCTGACGCTCTCGGCTCCCGGGCGGGCCGTGTTCCGGAGCCCATACCGGAACACGTGCCCGCCCTTTGCACTCTTGCGGTACCCGTGCCCGTAAAGGGTGGATACGATGCGTTCGGGTATGGCACGCATCCATGTGGAGACATCTCACACCGAGGAGAGGCCATGCGATCGGTGAGCCGCACCGGACTGCTGGCAGCGGGCTTCGGTCTCGCAGCCGTCGGAGGGTTCGTTGGTGGTCTGCTGAGAGAGCAGGTGGCGCTGACGGCGCTGCGAGGTGTGGCAGGCGAGGAAAGCGAGGACCTGGGTTCATGGGCCGTCGGCTCGTACCGCTCACGCTGGACAACCTTCCGGACCTCCCCAAGCGGTGCCGCTCCTGTGTCTTCTGGGAGCTCGACCCCGTCAGCGGCGAGGCCGCGGTAAAAGCGGGTCGCCCTGAGCTCGAGAAGGAAGCCTGGATCTCGGCAGTACTGCTGGAGTGGGGGTCCTGTGGTCGGGTGGTCTATGTCGATGAGGTGCCGGTCGGGTTCGTGATGTACGCCCCGCCGGCTTATGTGCCGCGCTCCACGGCCTTCCCCACCAGCCCGGTCTCACCGGATGCGGTGCAGCTGCTGACGGCCTGGCTGATCCCCGGCTATCAAGGGCAGGGGCTGGGGCGGGTGATGGTCCAGACGGTTGCCAAGGACCTTATCCAGCGCGGCTTCAAGGCCATCGAGGCCTTTGGAGATGCCCGCTGGAGTGAGCCGGCCTGTGTGCTGCCCGCCGATCATCTGCTCGCGGTGGGCTTCAAGACCGTGCGTCCCCACCCCCGCTTTCCCCGACTGCGGCTTGAGCTGCGCACCACGATCTCGTGGAAGGAAGATGTGGAGCTGGCACTGGACCGCTTGCTGGGAGCCGTCCAGAAGGAACCCGCACTGCGACCGCTGTAGCGGCGAGCCGATGTTTCCCGTGAAACAGAGAACGGGCCCGCCCCCTCGTGGGGACGGGCCCGTTTCCCGTGAAACGTGGCGGCGTGCCTCAGCCGAGGAAGTCCGCCAGGTCGCGCTCGATCGCGGCCTTCGGCTTGGCACCGACGATGGTCTTCACGACCTCGCCGCCCTGGTAGACGTTCATGGTCGGGATCGACATGACGCCGTACTTGGCGGTGGTGGCCGGGTTCTCGTCGGTGTTCAGCTTGGCGATGACGATCCCGTCGTGCTCGGCGGCAATCGCCTCCAGGGAGGGGGCGATCTGGCGGCACGGGCCGCACCAGGTGGCCCAGAAGTCCACGAGAACGGGCTTGTCGCTCTTGAGGACGACCTCTTCGAAGTTGTCGTCCGTGACGGTCACCGTGGCGCCGGCCATGGGAATCTCCTTACTGGGTGGGTGGTGGGAAAGCTGGGTGCGCGGGTCAGGCGGTGGGGGTCTTCTCCGGCTCGGGCGTCGACTCGCCGTCCGACAGCGCAGCGAGGAACCGCTCGGCGTCGAGGGCAGCGGAACAACCCGTGCCGGCCGCGGTGATCGCCTGACGGTAGGTGTGGTCGACCACGTCGCCGGCGGCGAAGACGCCAGTCAGGTTGGTGCGCGTGCTGGGGGCGTCGACCTTGAGGTAGCCGTCGTCGTCGAGGTTCAGCTGGCCCTTGAACAGCTCGGTCCGCGGGTCGTGGCCGATCGCGATGAAGAGGCCGGTGACGGGGAGCTCGGAGGTCTCGCCGGTCTTGAGGTTGCGCAGGGTCAGACCCGAGAGCTTGCTCTCACCGTGGATCTCGGCGACCTCGCTGTCCCACACGAACTTGATCTTCGGGTCGGCGAACGCACGCTCCTGCATCGCCTTGCTGGCCCGCAGAGTGTCACGACGGTGGACGACCGTGACCGACTTGGCGAAGCGGGAGAGGAAGGTGGCCTCCTCCATCGCGGTGTCGCCTCCGCCGATGACGGCGATGTCCTGGTCCTTGAAGAAGAACCCGTCGCAGGTGGCGCACCACGAGACGCCGCGACCGGAGAGCTCGTCCTCACGGGGCAGGCCGAGCTTGCGGTGCTGGGAGCCGGTGCTGACGATCACGGTCTTCGCCCGGTGCACATTGCCGGCGGTGTCAGTGACGGTCTTGATCTCGTCGGAGAGATCGACCGCGACAATGTCGTCCGGCACCAGCTCGGCGCCGAAGCGCTCCGCCTGGGCACGCATGTTGTCCATGAGGTCCGGCCCCATGATGCCGTCGCGGAAACCGGGGAAGTTCTCCACGTCGGTGGTGTTCATCAGGGCGCCTCCGGCGGTGACGGCACCTTCGAAGACCAGCGGCTTCAGGGACGCGCGGGCGGTGTAGAGCGCTGCGGTGTAGCCCGCGGGCCCGGAGCCGATGATGATCACGTTGCGGACGTCGCTCACGGGTGTCTTCCTTGTCTCTGCCGACTGCTTGCTGGGGCTCTCGGTTCTCTCACCCCACCCAACGGATCCTACGGGGCGAGCATTCCCGGAGTGTCACAGCGCACTTCTCGTCGCTCAGTCTCGCTGGAACGAGTGCGACAGCAGAACCTTTCCGGGAGCTGGTGGTGTGGCAGAGACGCATGAGGAAGCGATGACATACGCAGAGACGCGCTGGGGATCGGTCGGATGCGACAGCACCACGAGGTAGGCGTCCTTGCCCTGGTAGCGGGTGTGGCTGGTCGCCAGCGGAGTCTCCGGCCGGGCAGTGCCATGGCGGACGCAGGACGGAATGGTGTCGGCGCTGCCGCTCATCGGGGTGTCGGGGGAGCTCCGGGTCCCGATGCCGGGGGACTTGTGCGAGCCCTTTGACGTCAGCAGTGCGTCCACATGTGATTCGAGACTCGCCGCGGTGAGGGCCCCCGAGTCGCCGGTCTTCTTCTCGGGGGTGGCGGTGGTCCGGTCCTGTTTGCTCGCCTGGGTGCCGTCGAGGGCGGCGTTCTGAATGAGCAGGCCGCCGAAGCTCAAGATGGCCGCGGCCGCCGCGGTGCCGAGCAGAATCCGCGGCCAGCGCCGCGCACGGGACGCACGGCCGTCGGGCGTCTGCCGTCCCGGTCCCGAGGAGCCCCGGGGGCGTCCGGCGGGCCGGGCGGCCGATGCCCCTCGGCGAGGCGTCTCTTCCTCGGTTTCACGTGAAACCACGACAGGGACGGTGGCTGTTTCACGTGAAACCTGAGCCGTGGCGACAGGAGTGGTGGCGTCCAGCAGCGCCTCGGCGGCGAGGGCGGCATCGATGCGACCGGCGACATCGGCCGGCATCCGCAGCGGGCCGGGGAGCGTGCCGAGCAGTGACCGGATTTCCTCCAGGGACGCATAGACGTCGTCACACAGGGGACAAGTGGCGAGGTGGTCGCGCAGTTCTGCGGTGCGCGAGGGAGAAAGCAGCCCGTCCGTGAGTTCGGAGATCTCGGAGACCTCCGGATGCTCACCTGTGGGGTGCTCACCCGTGCCGGTTGTCGACGTCACGCCCGACCACCTCCGCCCTTCACGGCACCTGTGTCCTTCGGCCCTGCCGTCGGTGGGACGGATGTCCCCTGCGCCCGGTTCCTTCCCCCGCTCACGGGTTTGCTATCCCCGTTGTCAGCGCGCAGATGGGTGACCAAGGGCAGGAGCCGCGCCCGGCCCCGTGCGCAGCGGCTTTTCACCGTTCCGGTCGGGATATCGAGGATCGACGCGGCCTCCGCGACGGGGTAGCCCTGCATATCGACAAGGACGAGCGCGGCTCGCTGTTCCTCGGGAAGGGTGCGCAGGGCGCTGAGCAGCTCCCGGTGCAGATCCTGGCGCTCGGCGGGTGCCGCGGCGGATTCCTCGGGCTCCAGCAGCTGCTCCAGCCGCTCGGTCTCGGCGACGGGTGAGGTGCGCCGCGAGGCCGCCTTGCGGGCCCGGTCCAGGCAGGCATTGACCGTGATGCGGTGCAGCCACGTCGTCACCGCGGACTGACCGCGGAAGGTGTGCGCCGCTCGGTAGGCGGAGACCAAGGCGTCCTGCACGGCATCGGCGGCCTCTTCGCGATCACCGAGGGTGCGCAGTGCCACAGCCCAGAGCCGGTCGCGATGGCGCCGGACTATCTCCCCGAAGGCATCGGGGTCACCAGCGACATGGCGAGCGATGAGGTCTTGATCACTAGAGTCCTCTAGCAGACCCACCCATACCCCCTCACCTAGCGCCGACTCCTGGGAATCTTGCCCCCTGTAGGACACCGGCGTAAAGATCGCCAACCTGCTGCTACCTGACGTAAGTGAATCTTGACGTGCAGCAACAATGCGTCACGTTCATCGTAGGCAGGTGAGGCAGGTGTGTGGAGAACCACTACGGAACTCATCGACTCATGGACAAGTGACCTTCTTGCCCGAGAACGCCAAATGATGCGTTGCTGCTTTTGCTTCTCAGGGGACTGCTTCTCAGGTGCCGCTTTGACCTTGAGAGTGGGCTGCCCGCCGACGGGCGTGAGCACGGGTCCGGGCCGAGTTGCGTCGCGAAAAGGCCGGAGTCGTACGAAAGAGGCCTGATGGCCTGCTGATTCTTCAGCAGGCCATCAGGCCTTGTGGGGCTAGTTGCGCCCCTGGGTGTCCTGGGCGACGACGAAGTACTTGCCGCAGTTGCCGCCGAACCTCCACGTTCCGCGGCCGGTCCACGCGCCGTAAATCGTCTTTCCGTTGCTACAGTCCGTAACGGCGCGAGCCTGACCGCTCTTGACGGTGCAGCTCGCGCTCCACGTGGCGACCGTCTGCTTCCAGTCGCGACAGCTGTAGTTGCCGCCGGCAGCGGATGCCGGGGTGGCGGTGGCGATTCCGCCGACGAGGAACAATGCGGCCACAGATGCCGTTGCGGCCTGGCGCCACCCGGTGTGCTTCAACAAAATTTCCCCCTGATGCCCTGTCGGGCGACCGTTGGTCGGTGCGGCACTTGAGCGAGTGCCGCATGATCATTTTAGCCCCTGTGCCAGGGTTTCGGGTGGGGGAGGACGCCATGGTGGGGACAGGATCAGGCCGGCCTGCCGCACGAAGTCGCCCCGCCGGCCCGAAGGCTGACGGGGCGTTCTCGACCTCGTATTTCTACGGGTTCCCGGTGCGCTGAGTTAATGCTGGTGAGTCAGCTGAAGATTTTGATTTCTGAAATGCCGCCGCGGAACCAATCCGATGTTCCATCAGAGGAAAGCTTCGTGATGTGGACCAGGACATAGCGGGACTTCACCGACTGGTCGAGCTTCACATCCAGCTTGTCTCCGGCTTCTCCCAGCTTGGAAATGCGTTGTGAGAAATCGCCGAGCGTGGTCGGATCCGCTGCGGAGGGTGCTGCTGCGCGGATTTCTACGGTCTGGCCCGGCCGATACATGGTGACCTGTATCCCGGAAATGTCCTTGGCGCTCCCGAGGTCCACGATGATTCCGCTGCCATCGGCCCGCGTCGGCAGGTTTCCGAAGTTGGGCCAGCCCTTGAACCGTCCTGTCACCCAAGCAGTACTCGGACTGCCGTCCGTGACATTGTGAGCGTCTTCCTCCGAGAAAGGCCCGGCCAGGGGCGAGAACTCCGTGGCGCCCTTGACCGAGAGCGCCTTTCCGGTGTGCTTCTTCGGACCGCCGGCCGGCTGTGAGTTCCCCGGGGCGTCCTGGTCTTTCTCCCGCTTCAGCAGCGTGTCGGCCAGCTGCCAGCTGCCCAGCCCCAGGGCCGCGATGAGCAGCGCGGAGACGGACCACTTCAGGGCCCGCCCGGTGCGGCTCTGGAGCGGGGGCGGCGGAGTGGGGACCGGCTGCGTCGCCCGGTTCGCCTGTGCGGCGGTCGACGACTGCCGGTAGCTGCCCTGCTGGTAGCCCGTGCGCTGGTACGGCGGAGGTGTGGAGAAGGCGGTCTCCGGGGGCCGGATGCGGGGCATGGCCGCGACGGCCTTGGCCAGCTCCTCCGGGGTGGTGCACGGCGGCTCCTGGCGGGAGGCCGTCGCGCCATCGTTGATCAGCGCGCGCATGGCCAGCTCGGACAGTCCGCGATGAACGCCGGCCCGCACCTGGTCGGGCGCGATCAGCCCGACGCCCTTGGGCAGGCCCGTGAGGCCATGGGCGTCGTTCTCGTACGGCCAGCGCTGGGTCAGCGCGGCGTACAGCAGCGCACCGATCGCCTCGGTGTCCGCGCGCTGCGGGGACTCGCAGGTGATGCCGCGCAGCGCCGCCATGACGGCCAGGCCGCGGATGCGGTACTGCCCGGACTCCGTGCGCAGCACCGAGCCGGGAGTGATCCGCAGATGGGAGAGACCCTCGCGGTGCGCGGCGGCCATGGCCTGGGAGACCTGGCTGACGAGCTGGTAGGCGTCGTGCGGCTCCAGCGGGCCGTTGGCGAGCACCGTGGTGAGCTCGGTGGCGTCCGGCAGCCACTCGTGGACGACGTAGACGAGGTCGTTCTCCTCGACGGCGTCCAGGACCTGCACGAAGCGGGGGTCGCCGAGCAGCGCCGACGAGCGGGCCGCGGACAGCACCGGCCGGCCTCTGGGATGGTCGGCGGGCAGGATGTGCACGCCGACCGCGCGGCGCAGCTTTTCGTCGACCGCACGCCAGCTGCTGAATCCGTCCAGACGGGTGACGCACTCTTCGAGGCGGTAGCGTCTGGCAAGCTTGTGGCCGCTGTGCAGTTCCGGTGGCTGGGGTTCGATCGCCTCGGCACCCTCCTCGTCGGTGCCTGCGGCGTCCTGTTCCCTGCCGGATACCTTCTCGGCCTTAGCACCGTCGTCCGTGGCCTTACCCGCCTTGGCGGTCAGCGGTTCCTCACCGCTCGTGTCAGCCACGTCGACGGCAGCCGTGCTCCGTTCCGCCACCGTCGTTCCTGCCTCCCCATCCGTTGCAGGCTCAATGAGCCAAGACAATTGTGCCCACAGTCCGCCACTATGCACGACACACGGTGGCAGTCGATGGTTGTGCTCAACTAACGTCCAAGCTTCGACCGGACCATGCCGACCAGGGCGTTCAGTTCCTGGATGCGCATTTTGCGTGCGGCGACGTAGAACACGCCCAGAAGTGCGCCGATACCGGCGATCAGAGCGGTGATCGACCCGAGGAATCCGCTGCCGAGTGTCTGCATGACCCCGTACACCATGGCCCCCGAGACGATCGTGGCCGGGATGCTGGCGCCGGCCAGCCGTGCATAGGTCCGGACGACATGGGCGGTGTCGAGGTCGCCGTCCATGCGCTTGCTCAGCCGGCGCCAGGCCACACCGACGCCGATGATGTACGCCAGGCCGTAGGACGCCGCCATGCCGACCACGGCCCAGCGGGCGGGCAGGACCAGGAAGCAGAGGCCGGAGGCCGCGGCGTTGACAGCGGCGACGATCACCGTGTTGTAGAAGGGCGTGCGGGTGTCCTCGTACGCGTAGAAGGCGCGCAGGACGACGTACTGCACCGAGAACGGGATCAGGCCTACACCGAAGGCCATCAGCATGTAGCCCATCGGGACGCCGGCGCCGGAGGAGCCGTAGACCAGCGTGCACAGCGGGATGCCGAGGGAGAGGAAGCCGAAGGAGATCGGGACGATCGCGACGGCGGAGGTGCGCAGCCCCTGCGACATGTCGTCGCGGACGGCTCCGGTGTCACCGTCGTGTGCGGACCGGGCCAGCCGCGGCAGCAGCGCCGCCATCACGGAGACGGTGATGATCGCCTGCGGCATGTTCCAGATCAGCTGGGCGCTGGCGTACGAGATGAAGCCGGTGCCCGGGTGGCCCTGGTCGTTGGCGGTATTGCCGGCCCAGGTGGAGAGCTGGGTGACGACGAGGACGCCCGCCTGGTTGGCGAGCACGAACAGCACCGTCCACTTGGCGAGCTTGGCGGCCTTGCCCAGGCCGTGGCCGCGCCAGTCGAAGCGGAGCCGGAGTCTGAAGTCGGCGTCGCGCAGATACGGGATCATCGCCAGCGACTGGACGACGAGCCCGAGGAGGGTGCCGATGCCCAGGAGCCGGATGCCCTCGTCGGGGATCGTGGTGACGCCGATGTGCGAGGTCTCCGCCGAGCCGTAGACCCAGATGAACAGGCCGAAGGTGGCGATCATGACGATGTTGTTGAGGACCGGGGTCCACATCATCGCGCCGAAGCGGCCGCGGGCGTTGAGGATCTGGCCCATCACGACATGCAGGCCCATGAAGAAGATCGTGGGCACGCAGTAACGGGTGAAGGCGACCGCGACCTCGTTGGCCGCCGGGTCGCGGGAGATGTCGAGGGAGACCAACTTCACCAGCAAAGGCGCCGCGAAGACCGCCAGTACCGTGAGCGCGCCGAGGATCACCATGACCAGCGTCAGCAGCCGGTTGGCATAGGCCTCGCCGCCGTCGTCGTCCTCCTTCATCGCGCGCACCAGCTGCGGGACGAAGACGGAGTTCAGACCGCCGCCGATGGTCAGGATGAAGATCATCGTCGGAAGCTGGTAGGCGACCTGCCAGGAGTCACCGAGCACCGCGCCGCCGAGCGCCGCGACGATCAGTGCCGAGCGGACGAAGCCCGTGAGACGCGACACCATCGTGCCAGCGGCCATTACCGCGCTGGACTTGAACAGACCGCCGGACCGGCCACCGGCGGGCTTGCCGGCCGCCGCCACAGGGGCGGGCTCCGGCGTCGGCGCGG is part of the Streptomyces platensis genome and harbors:
- a CDS encoding zf-HC2 domain-containing protein gives rise to the protein MTSTTGTGEHPTGEHPEVSEISELTDGLLSPSRTAELRDHLATCPLCDDVYASLEEIRSLLGTLPGPLRMPADVAGRIDAALAAEALLDATTPVATAQVSRETATVPVVVSRETEEETPRRGASAARPAGRPRGSSGPGRQTPDGRASRARRWPRILLGTAAAAAILSFGGLLIQNAALDGTQASKQDRTTATPEKKTGDSGALTAASLESHVDALLTSKGSHKSPGIGTRSSPDTPMSGSADTIPSCVRHGTARPETPLATSHTRYQGKDAYLVVLSHPTDPQRVSAYVIASSCVSATPPAPGKVLLSHSFQRD
- the sigM gene encoding RNA polymerase sigma factor SigM, producing MGLLEDSSDQDLIARHVAGDPDAFGEIVRRHRDRLWAVALRTLGDREEAADAVQDALVSAYRAAHTFRGQSAVTTWLHRITVNACLDRARKAASRRTSPVAETERLEQLLEPEESAAAPAERQDLHRELLSALRTLPEEQRAALVLVDMQGYPVAEAASILDIPTGTVKSRCARGRARLLPLVTHLRADNGDSKPVSGGRNRAQGTSVPPTAGPKDTGAVKGGGGRA
- a CDS encoding protein kinase family protein, giving the protein MAERSTAAVDVADTSGEEPLTAKAGKATDDGAKAEKVSGREQDAAGTDEEGAEAIEPQPPELHSGHKLARRYRLEECVTRLDGFSSWRAVDEKLRRAVGVHILPADHPRGRPVLSAARSSALLGDPRFVQVLDAVEENDLVYVVHEWLPDATELTTVLANGPLEPHDAYQLVSQVSQAMAAAHREGLSHLRITPGSVLRTESGQYRIRGLAVMAALRGITCESPQRADTEAIGALLYAALTQRWPYENDAHGLTGLPKGVGLIAPDQVRAGVHRGLSELAMRALINDGATASRQEPPCTTPEELAKAVAAMPRIRPPETAFSTPPPYQRTGYQQGSYRQSSTAAQANRATQPVPTPPPPLQSRTGRALKWSVSALLIAALGLGSWQLADTLLKREKDQDAPGNSQPAGGPKKHTGKALSVKGATEFSPLAGPFSEEDAHNVTDGSPSTAWVTGRFKGWPNFGNLPTRADGSGIIVDLGSAKDISGIQVTMYRPGQTVEIRAAAPSAADPTTLGDFSQRISKLGEAGDKLDVKLDQSVKSRYVLVHITKLSSDGTSDWFRGGISEIKIFS
- the murJ gene encoding murein biosynthesis integral membrane protein MurJ; translation: MNAPYDGDRGRGAGGDPTGPVPPTPPLPADQDPYVQDAYRNDPYRAQDPTAQDPVAEARYDRAAHPPPPPGQPAPPLYQQPPAGRQTPDPQRWAPSPPPEQQDPAAGLPYGEADKTTQFLGLGGLRTQAAGERPESDAFAHLYRDQQHYEPQQPAPVPPVPAAAGAAPGPEAVPQQPAPTPEPAPVAAAGKPAGGRSGGLFKSSAVMAAGTMVSRLTGFVRSALIVAALGGAVLGDSWQVAYQLPTMIFILTIGGGLNSVFVPQLVRAMKEDDDGGEAYANRLLTLVMVILGALTVLAVFAAPLLVKLVSLDISRDPAANEVAVAFTRYCVPTIFFMGLHVVMGQILNARGRFGAMMWTPVLNNIVMIATFGLFIWVYGSAETSHIGVTTIPDEGIRLLGIGTLLGLVVQSLAMIPYLRDADFRLRLRFDWRGHGLGKAAKLAKWTVLFVLANQAGVLVVTQLSTWAGNTANDQGHPGTGFISYASAQLIWNMPQAIITVSVMAALLPRLARSAHDGDTGAVRDDMSQGLRTSAVAIVPISFGFLSLGIPLCTLVYGSSGAGVPMGYMLMAFGVGLIPFSVQYVVLRAFYAYEDTRTPFYNTVIVAAVNAAASGLCFLVLPARWAVVGMAASYGLAYIIGVGVAWRRLSKRMDGDLDTAHVVRTYARLAGASIPATIVSGAMVYGVMQTLGSGFLGSITALIAGIGALLGVFYVAARKMRIQELNALVGMVRSKLGR